CCGCCAGGCCGCCCGGCGGCTGTCGCGCCATGGCGCCGAGGTCGACGAGATCGACTTCGATGTCTCCGAGGGCCGCGAGGCCTATATGACCTGGCGCGGCGAATGGATGATCGGGCAGCGGCTGCAACAGCTCGACCTGATCGATCGCTTCGGGCCGAACCTCGCCGGCAATCTCAAGGCCGGGCTTCAGATCGACGCGCTCGACCGGGCGGATGGCCAGCATGTCCGTCAGGCGGTGTGGCGCAAGTACCGGGCGCTGCTGACACGATACGACTACCTCGTCACGCCGGCCGCGCCCGTGCCGCCCTATCCGGTGTCGCAGAATTTCCCGGATCGCATCGGCGGCAAGCAGCTCGAGAACTATGTCGACTGGATTGCCGGCGCCTATCTCGTCACGCTGGTCGGATTTCCGGCGGGCTCGGTGCCCGCTGGCCTGACCGCCAGCCGGCTGCCGGTCGGCCTGCAGATCATCGGCCGCCGGCTCGCCGACGCCAATATCCTTGGTCTCGCAAAGCTTGTCGCTGCCGACAGCGCGATCGGTTCGCCACCGGCGAATTGAACCGTCGACGCCGCGCCGGCGGCGGTCGCCAGGTCACGACGAGGCGCTGGGCCAGGCCGCCATCATCAGGCGCTGACGGCCCGCCCGGCGGGCCATCGAACGCCGCTGCTTGCCGCTCACCAGGAGGCGATGATGAAACCGCTGAAGTCGAGGACCTCGGATGTCACGCCCGTCTTCGTCAGCGAGCTGATCGAGACGCTGACCCGGCGCGGCCTGGCGCTGTTCGGCCGCAGGGACGCCAGGGGGGAGGTGGCGCAGGCGCGCGATCTGGCGGCACTCGGCGAGCTGCTTCTGTCGCGCCGCGGCGAGGCGTCCGGCGTCACGCTGGCCGAGACCCTGCTGGCCGCCTTCGCCGCGGCAAGCGCGGCCGAGCGCCTGACCTTCCTGCTGGCGCTGGCGGACCGCTTCGGCCCGGACCCTGCCGCGGTTCAGCGCGCGATCGCCGCTGTCCTTGACATCTCCGAAACCGGCGCCCTGGAAAAACTGCATGCGGCGTCCGAGCCGCGCCGTCAGGCGCTGTTCAGGCGGCTGAACCTTGCGCCAGGCGGCACCACCGCGCTGCTGCGCATGCGCGAGGACCTGCTCGGACACCTGTCCGACCATCCCCGGCTGAAGCTGGTCGACGACGATTTCGTCCATCTGTTCTCGTCCTGGTTCAATCGCGGCTTCCTCGCGCTTCGGCGCATCGACTGGACGACGTCGCCGAACATCCTGGAACGGATCATCCGCTACGAGGCGGTCCATGCCATCCGGGACTGGGACGATCTGCGCAACCGGCTCGCCCCGGAAGATCGGCGCTGTTACGGCTTCTTCCACCCGCAACTGGTCGACGAGCCCCTGATCTTCGTCGAGGTCGCGCTGACCAGGGACATCCCGCCGGCGGTCGGCCCCCTGCTCGATCTGGCCCGGACGCCAATCGCCGCGGCCGAGGCGACGACGGCGGTGTTCTATTCGATCTCGAACACGCAGCGCGGCCTCGGAAGCGTTTCCTTCGGCAATTTCCTGATCAAGCAGGTCGTCGAAGACCTGAAACGCGAACTGCCCAATGTGAAGACGTCGGTCACGCTGTCGCCGGTGCCCGGCTTCGCCTCCTGGCTGGCGGGGCAACGGAAAGCCGAGGTCGCCTGGCTCGACGCGGCGACACAGGCGGAACTTGGCCTCGTCGACGAGCACGGTTGGCATGCCGATGCCGGCAAGGCCGAGCGGGTGCGCGCGGTGCTGCTGCCCATTGCCGTGCGCTACTTGCTCGCGGCCAAGACCGCAGGCGGGCGTCCGGTCGATCCGGTGGCGCGCTTTCATCTGGGCAATGGCGCCCGGCTCGAACGGCTCAATTTCCTTGGCGACGTGTCGGCCAAGGGCCTGAAACAATCCCACGGGCTGATGGTCAACTATCTCTATGCGCTCGACGAAATCGAGGTGAACCACGAAGCCTTCGCCGAGAAGGGCGTCATTGCGGCCGCGCCGGCCGTGCGCCAGCTGGCGCCTGCCGACAAATCCTCTCGAAGCACCGTCCCGGCGCCGTGATCGGCAGCTTGTCTCGACCCCTGTCCCCCTCTAACGGCCCCTTTTCCAGGTGCGATGCCCATGACCGCCAACCTGTTCGACCGCCTGTGCGGAACCGTCGCCGATCCCGCCAAGATCGCCGTGGAAACGGCGAGCGGTGGGCGCGTCTCCTATGCCGCTCTTGTCGCCTGGTCCGGGCGCATGGCGAATGCGCTCGTCGCGCGCGGGCTGAAGCCGGGCGATCGCGTGGCGGTCCAGGTCGAGAAGTCCCTGGCGGCCCTCGTCGTCTATCTGGCAACCATTCGCGCCGGCGGTGTGTTCCTGCCGCTCAACACCGCCTATACCCCGGCCGAGATCGACTATTTTCTGAGCGATTCCGAGCCGGTGGTCTTCGTCTGCGATCCGGCGAGCCAGGCCGATCTGCAGCCGATCGCCGCCCGGGTGGGCGCCGCGCTTTTCACGCTCGATGCCGCGGGGCAGGGCAGTCTCGCCGGCGCGGCGCAAGGCGCGCCGGCGGATTTTGCGACGGTCACGCGGGAGCCGCACGATCTCGCCGCGATGCTTTACACCTCGGGCACGACCGGGCGCGCGAAGGGCGCCATGCTGTCGCACGACAATCTTGCCTCGAATGCCGAGGCGCTCAGGCAAGCCTGGCGTTTCAGCGCTGGCGACGTGCTGATCCATGCGCTGCCGATCTTCCACACCCATGGGCTGTTCGTCGCCTCGAACATCGCGCTGCTGTCAGGTGCATCCATGGTCCTGCTGCCGAAATTCGACGTCGACCAGATCTTCGGTGTGATGGCGCGCGCCACCTGCCTGATGGGCGTGCCGACCTTCTATGTCCGCCTGCTGAAGGACGCGCGGCTGACACCGGCAGCGACGAAGCACATGCGGCTGTTCGTCTCCGGCTCGGCGCCGCTGCTGGCCGAAACCCATCGGGACTGGCAGGGCCGGACCGGCCACGCGATCCTCGAGCGTTATGGCATGACCGAAACCAACATGATCACGTCGAACCCTTATGACGGCGAGCGGCTGCCCGGCACCGTCGGCCTGCCCTTGGCCGGGGTCGATGTCAGGATCACCGCTCCGGAGGGCGGCGGGGAACTGGCGCGGGGCGAGATCGGCATGATCGAGATCAAGGGTCGCAACGTGTTTCGAGGTTACTGGCGCATGCCCGAGAAGACCGCGGCTGAATTCCGCGACGATGGTTTCTTCATCTCCGGCGATCTCGGCCGGATCGACCAACG
This portion of the Phreatobacter stygius genome encodes:
- a CDS encoding malonyl-CoA decarboxylase: MKPLKSRTSDVTPVFVSELIETLTRRGLALFGRRDARGEVAQARDLAALGELLLSRRGEASGVTLAETLLAAFAAASAAERLTFLLALADRFGPDPAAVQRAIAAVLDISETGALEKLHAASEPRRQALFRRLNLAPGGTTALLRMREDLLGHLSDHPRLKLVDDDFVHLFSSWFNRGFLALRRIDWTTSPNILERIIRYEAVHAIRDWDDLRNRLAPEDRRCYGFFHPQLVDEPLIFVEVALTRDIPPAVGPLLDLARTPIAAAEATTAVFYSISNTQRGLGSVSFGNFLIKQVVEDLKRELPNVKTSVTLSPVPGFASWLAGQRKAEVAWLDAATQAELGLVDEHGWHADAGKAERVRAVLLPIAVRYLLAAKTAGGRPVDPVARFHLGNGARLERLNFLGDVSAKGLKQSHGLMVNYLYALDEIEVNHEAFAEKGVIAAAPAVRQLAPADKSSRSTVPAP
- a CDS encoding malonate--CoA ligase, translating into MTANLFDRLCGTVADPAKIAVETASGGRVSYAALVAWSGRMANALVARGLKPGDRVAVQVEKSLAALVVYLATIRAGGVFLPLNTAYTPAEIDYFLSDSEPVVFVCDPASQADLQPIAARVGAALFTLDAAGQGSLAGAAQGAPADFATVTREPHDLAAMLYTSGTTGRAKGAMLSHDNLASNAEALRQAWRFSAGDVLIHALPIFHTHGLFVASNIALLSGASMVLLPKFDVDQIFGVMARATCLMGVPTFYVRLLKDARLTPAATKHMRLFVSGSAPLLAETHRDWQGRTGHAILERYGMTETNMITSNPYDGERLPGTVGLPLAGVDVRITAPEGGGELARGEIGMIEIKGRNVFRGYWRMPEKTAAEFRDDGFFISGDLGRIDQRGYLHIVGRGKDLIITGGYNVYPKEVEGEIDGIPGVVESAVIGLPHRDFGEAVTAVVVAGTAAALTEAAILDALRPRLARYKLPKRVIFSADLPRNAMGKVQKNLLRSAHDGLYG